The stretch of DNA CTTGAAGAGAACAAGAAATGAAGTCATCCAAATAAAAGGTGGAGGAAATGGTCCCCCACCGGATGGACATGGCTGGATCTGAAACAATTAGTTTATAGCCAGGCTGTCTTGTCTGGTTGCATAAGGAGGGAGAAAATACAAGGTGTAGACTTTAAATAGATCGGAGGTCATCAGAATAGTGTACTTTAACGTTATTCATGCCCCATTTCAATTTCATTGTGTGTTTATTTTGTATGTGCTTTGATCAAGGTCTCTTGTGTTCAGAGCAGGTGGGTGGAGTTATTCTAAGCAAAAAGCTCTCTTGCAGCACAGCCATTGGGTACGGCTCTGCCAACTCTGCAATAGTGTAGTTAGTGCCACAGTAACATGGCTAGTTTCCATGACACATCTGAGTAAAGGAATTTATAATTAGGAAATAAAGTTGACTGGAAGTGGATGGTGGCAAGATATTTTTGCCATTGCTTGAATATTCTGTGACATTGCACAGAAGTGTATTAGGTGACACTAATAGTTCAGTCTATTTCACAGtaaattctagaaaaaaaatgACTAAATGAGCTGAAAATCTGCGTTCGTCCACAGCGGTTTCTTGAATATTGCCATATTTCAACAATTCCTTTATACATTGGGGgattctgtaattttctttcaaacTCAGGCAGTTTGTTATTGGAAAACAGCACCTTAAGTAAAAtggcttttattttctttgccCAGATGTTATGCACACACTGAtgattttttaaacaatttttttcttcCAGATTCAGTTactggtaaagtgttggaaaaggttataaaagagaggatttataatcatctagaaaagaataaattgattaggaatactcggcacggttttgtgaaggctaggtcgtgcctcacaaacctttattgagttctttgagaaggtgaccaaacaggtagatgagagtataacggttgatgtggtgtatgtgggtttcagcaaggcattcgataaggttccccataacagactattgtacaaaatgcagaggaatgggattgtgggagatatagcagtttggatcagaaattggctttctgaaagaaggcagagggtggtagttgatgggaaatgttcatcctggagaccagttactagtggtgtaccgcaagggtcggtgttgggtccactgctgtttgtcatttttgtaaatgacctggatgagggcgtagaaggatgggttagtaaatttgcagacaacactaaggtcgatggagttgtggatagtgatgaaggatgctgtaggttgcagagagacatagataagctgcagagctgggctgagaggtggcaaatggagtttaatgcagacaagtgtgaggtgatgcactttggtaggagtaaccggaaggcaaagtactgggctaatggtaagattcttagtagtgtagatgagcaaagagatctctgtgtccatgtacacagatccttgaaagttgtcagccaggttgacagggctgttaaggcaaacagtgttttagcttttattaatagtgggatcgagttctggaaccaagaggttatgctgcagctgagcaatactctggtgcggccgcacttggagtattgtgtacagttctggtcaccgcattataaggaggatgtggaacctttggaaagggtgcagaggagatttactaggatgttgcctggtatggagggaaggttgagaggtgacttaattgagacatataaaataatcagagggttagatcgggtggatagggagagcctttttcctaggatggtgacagcgagcacgagggggcatagctttaaattgaggggtgaaagatataggacagatgtcagaggtagtttctttactcagagtagtaagggaatcgaacgctttgtctgcaacggtagtagatttgccaactttaggtacatttaagtcgacattggacaagcatatgcatgtacatggaatagtgcaggttagatgggcttcagattggtatgtcaggtcggcacaacatagggccgaaggcctgtaatgttctgtgttctatgttgaGTAGCTAATTCTATCATTCTTTAGTTCATTTACAAGGTGTGGGCATTGCAGGCAAGGCTGGAGTTCTGGTGAATGGCTGCAGCTTATATATCCAGGTGGCTTTTAGAGAATAGTTAGTTAGTTATAAATTTGTCATATCAGTACAAGACTGGGATCACAAGTAACGTACTGGTTCTGTACATAgccatttttttcccccaaaagggAACCAGCTTTTTTTTTACATGATAAGCTAACAGCTGTCTCCCTCCCATGAATGATAACTTCCAAGTTTATTTTGGTAACCAAACTCTGATTCACAATCTGCTGTACTAGAACTTGAAAGCATTTATCCAGAGTTAATCATGGCCTCTGTGTTAAACGGCATGTTATGCATCTGCTGTCAGATCTTACTGAAAACGAAGTGAAGAAAATCAGAATCaaagagaatgggaactgcagatgcaggagaatccaagataacaaagtttggagcttgataaacacagcaggccaagcagcatctcaggagcacaaaagctgacgtttcgggcctagacccttcatcggagagggggatgaggagcgggtcctcccacctcaagccgcacctccatttcctacctactaacctcaacccgcctccttgacctgtccttcctccccggactgtcctaactcctccccacctatactctcctctccacctatcttctcctctatccatctttggtctgactccccctgtctccccatctccccctctgaagggtctaggcccgaaacgtcagcttttgtgctcctgagatgctgcttggcctgctgtgttcatccagctccaaactttatcttatgaagaaaatTGGATCTGGCTACCACTCTGAAATCTGTAATATACAGGGCTTATTGGACCTTTCCATAAAGAGAAATATTGCCACGTTAACAAGATTTCATAAAAGCTTGAAAGTGCTTGGCTATGCAGTAACATCAACCTTCATAAAGTAGTTGATATTAACCGCTAGGTTTATTTTTTGAATTTGTACAGAACCATTATGGAGGACTAGATGGAGGACACTATACAGCCTACTGCAAGAATGCTGTGAAACAGCGCTGGTTCAAGTTTGATGATCAAGATGTTTCAGAGATATCACCTTCTTCAGTGAGATCATCAGCCGCCTACATTCTCTTCTACAGCTCACTGGAGTTGCGTGTGGTTGATTTAGCTACATAGCAGTGTTCAGTGTAGTGAATTTCCAAAGTGATACTCCATATGGTTTGTGCCAATATTAATAAATGTTGGGCATATGACCAAGAACATTAGCAGCATGTCCAGCTGTTTTGAAAAAGACTTGTGGTCTTGCAACGCTAGAGCTTTACCAGATGGACCTGCCCTTTGTACTTTACCAGAAAAATGATTTTTAGTCATGTAACATTTAACTGCCTAATTAGAATGATTGAGTGTCAAATATCCTGTTCACTGGTCTGTATTTGTAACTGCAGTGGTTTGAAGAGCCAGAACATATTGCCCTTCACAAGATCTTTGTTACGCCACAAGGCATAAATCTTAAATGATTTGTTCCTGTTCGAAATGGCCTTTCTCAATTATATTTAAATCTTTCTGTACTGTGAAAATAACCAGAAGTAATCTGAATAGATGAGAATGTATCTGTACATAATGATTGCAGACTTGCACAAattgtgtatgtgtatataaTATATAAATAGTTTTAAAGTAATACTCGTATTTGAAGTAACCTTGCAGTAAAGGTACTTTAATGAAGATACAGCAGATTTATCTCAAAAGTTATATtgcaaattaattattttcagACTTTTGCAAAAGGTGTGAAATGTATCAAATATACTTGCCTTTAACAGTTCAGGTCTGAACAATCTCTTGTTAATGGGGTGATCCTTGATCTTCGGTTTCTAAACTGTTACTGTGTAACTGCACAACTATTTGTTTGATCAATCATTCATTTGCTGTTTGCAATGCCATTGATGCTTGTAGGAAGAAATTGAGAGCTCATTTCTACCTTTATATTTGCATGTCTTTCATTGCTCAACATTGACAGGACTTCCAAGACTTTGTAGAAGTTCTTGGATTCTTTGCTTTGAAAGATCAGaaaagctaatgaaatgttggccttttatATCATGGGAGCTGGAGTGCAGTGCCCAGAGCTCTGGTTAAACCTCAGCTGATGCACTGCACATTGTGTAGAATATATTGGGCTTGGAGGGAATGCAATGCAATACAGATTTACTAAAGTATACTGATCTGGGAGGATTGAGGACTGTTAGCATAGAATAGGTTGGTATTCCATACAAGGTTAATGTAAAATCTAGTTGAGGTGTTCTAAGATGTTAAGGAATTGATTTGGTAAATGGCAATGACTTCCTCTATTGGGAGAGTGCAGAATAAAGGCTGATTTCAAGAAGTGCTTTTGCACAAAGGATATGGGAACTTGTTGCTCAGAGCCATTTAAGACAAAACATGCCCCATGTTTGTAAATGGTAAAGGCATTACAAAACTAAAGCAGGTGCATGAAACTAAAGTTTAGAATAACCATTGCCAGATTGAATGGTTGAACACTCAGGAATGGGAGGTCCTTCTCTGGTTTCTTGGATCAATCCTGCCTGATACCCCATTCTCTGGTTTTGGCTTTATATCACAATAGCTGGAAGCAGAAATTCAGGCAGGTGAGAGATTGCACTCAAAGCATACCTTTTGACTTTTGAACATCACTGAAGAATTATTTTTGCCAGTAATTTGTTCAAAGACCTCAGGGTTGTTTCAAACTATATTGATTTAGTATGGTCTGTGATCTTGCAAACGATATCTATGTCCTAAGCTCTTTTAGATCAATGCATCTCAGGGTTTCTCTTACCAAGGCCACTGCTACATCACAGTGCACCTTGTAGGCTCACCTACATTTACCttcaaagaataaaaagaattttGTTGTATTCCTCCCAGTTTGTCATCAAAAATTTCATGATGCTGATAGCTTGCAACTGAAGTTAATTGCTGTTTGGAAATTCCAGTGAGCTTAACTTGTTCTTTCACACGTTAATTTCCTTTTAAACCTACTTCACCATAAAATGCACTGCAAAATGCAATCTAAAATTAATTTCAATTAAATTAGCCAGGCATTTAATCTGAAAACTGTCACCAAACTAAATTTATAATTCCTCCTTCATGGATATTGGTTTAGAAATATTGCAGAAGTAATCAGGCCTGTTGCTTTGAGGAAACATCAgtcacttttttttacaaaatttgGAGAACATCACATTACGTTAGtttcattgaatgacagatgTTCTTTTAAACTGTCCCCTTCCCCCGTGCCTAAATGTAGTATTGCTACACTAATATTACTGGTGAAGTGCTGCTGTCACACAGTCTTGATACATTTTTGATCATTTGCACTGCAACAAATGTAGCTGGTATTGCTGCAAATCTGTGGTTCCACAATAAATATCACACATGGGAATGCAAAATAGGGGAAAGAAACTGGCTAAGTATCTAAGGAAAAAATTACTTAAGATCAGATCTAAATTTTTATTTCGCGGCTTGTACTGTTTTCTGTTGATATTTAACCAGTCTTGCATGAGAAACTGTGGCCCTGTGCGATTGACAagtaaaagtaaaatattttatATGCTTTTTCAATAACATTTTGCATGGAAATGTAGTTTCATTTTAGTACAAAGGTTAAGTGGAAACTGAATTGCCTGGCTCATTTGCAAATAATTACAATTGAGATGACGTTagtgtttttaaaattattttcatctCCAGTTTGTATGGTAGCAAGTTTCATgcacagtcctgaggaagggtcaccagacccaaaatgttaattctgttttcctcttcacagatgctgccagacttgctgagcttttccagcaactttgtttttgttcctggtttactgcatccgcagttgttttggCTTTTACTCAAGCACAGTCATATGGTTGATTTATCGGGCAAACATTCCTCCACCTATTTCTGCATCTGTtgcatattttattttcttttggagTGCAGTTACATGTGACAGCATTTAATGTTGTAATTAACTTTGGGGTTTTTTTAACCTGACTTGACTACTGGACTGTCTTTTATTTGATAATCATTATTTTTCAAACTGCTGTGtattatttcacatttttcaatATTAAACACCATGTCATTTTTAACccatttgctgtttgttatctctCTGTGCCAATCATTGTTGTTGCACTCCAGTTACATTTTTCTATGAAGTTGCCCTTGATTTATTCATTTTGAAGTGTGTGGGCAGTTAGTCAGTTGGTAGATGGAGCTTGATACAGTGAATGGTCATTTACTAGCAAAAATTATCTGCTTTTggctttttaattttgttcttagCTTTTGTCCAACACAGTACAACCTAAGGATCTGGCTGATATTAGACTGGAGGTTTGTGAATATTCTGTAGTCCATTTAGCCAGACAGCtgcttattttttttctttattcattcatgggatgatgccattgctggctaggccagcatttattacctaaccctaattgcccggagggcagttgagtcaaccaaattgctctgggtctggagtcacatgtaggtcagaccaagaaagttttcctccctaaaggacattagtgaaccagatgagtttttctgacaatcagcagtggattcatgcgcatcattaaattcttaatcccaaatatttattgagttcaaattacCCTGTATGCTGTGGAAggattcaaagccaggtccccaggacattggagataataggaactgcagatgctggagaattccaagataataaaatgtgaggctggatgaacacaggccaagctgcatctcaggagcacaaaagctgacgtttcgggcctagacccttcatcggagagggagctggaataaatagggagagagggggaggcggaccgaaggtggagagagtataggtagggaggggataggtcagtccagggaagacggacaggtcaaggaggtgggatgaggttagtaggtagctgggggtgcggcttggtgtgggaggaagggatgggtgagaggaagaaccggttagggaggcagagacagggttggtccggagggaggagggtaacttcttcagaacttcttctctgcctccctaaccggttcttcctctcacccatcccttcctcccacaccaagccgcacccccagctacctactaacctcatcccacctccttgacctgtccgtcttccctggactgacctatcccctccctacctccccacctacactctctccacctatcttctttactctccatcttcggtccgcctccccctctctccctatttattccagctccctctccccatccccctctctgatgaagggtctaggcccgaaacgtcagcttttgtgctcctgagatgctgcttggcctgctgtgttcatccagcctcacattttattatccccaggacattacctgggtctctggattaacaatctggTAATAATACCATGAGGCAATGTCCCCCATGTTGTTGAGCTGCAATTTTCCCCCTTCCTGGCAGAAGTGTTGGTTTTGTTAAATCAAATTCCAAGCTATCGTGCctttgtctcttttctcccctctcATGCCTGTTGTCCTTGCCCAGCTAGAGGACTGGTTTTACGGTTGGCAGGTACTGTTGAAGAAACTTTGACACAGCTGTAGCATGAACCATTTGCAATAAGTTGTGCCTGTAAGTGAAGAGCATTGCATtttaaagtggttgatgtgggtaAAGACTGCTCTgtcttggatggtgatggcttgcTATAAGTTTTTGTGTTCTAATTCATTAGTGGAGAATAgtctcttgacttgtgccttttatACACTGGCCATGTCCTTGCAGCTGTGCTGTTTACGTGGCTATCAATAGTAACCTCTAGGATTTTGGTAGCAAGGATtttcaaccaaaaaaaaaatggtgTGTAGCTGTTCTGTAACGTAGCTATGTTCCCCAGAGAAACTATCACACTGTTTTCCAAAACACACAAAATCCATTCTGGAGTGAGACATAGCCTGGGCCTTTGCTGACTACTTGCCTGCCTCCTTTCTTTCACTTAGTCCCTCATACCCTCTCTGACTGCACTTCCTTCAGTGACCATGTATAAAAGTGTTATGTCCATGTAATGCGCAGCTCATGGATTCACTGCAGTGCAAAGTCTGGTGCTGAAACTGGTCAAGCCAGTAGCAGTTTTGCAGGATGTGTTGAACTAGATGGCACATAACTGGATGTGCAACATATAGATGTGCTGTGCTTCTAGTTAAAACTTCTACTTGGCTTAAATTAAGAATAGAAAACTAGTTTCAATTTTAATAAATAAGCTAGAACAATAACAACTTACTGACTACCTGCCCTGTGTCAGTCAGCTTTTGCAGAGATAATTAGGGTAGACCAACCTGATTCACACCTTTTGGCTAATTCTAAGTCTCATAGGCTGATTAATAATACAGCTGATCACACAATGCACCAAAGACTTTTTACAGAGGGAATACCTTTAATCCATGGGCTCGAGTCTATTTCAACAATAACAGATAAAATAACAGCATGACTTTAAGTTAAGAATTAATTACATAATTTATACAGTGTGCTGCCCTCATAGGCAAGTACAGAATGAAAACTGGACTATAGGGAAACAGTTTATTGTTGTAGTCTGAGATAGTATTACTGCGCCCACTGAAAATTGACACAATTATAGAAAAGAACATAAGCAGCTGGTGACTGGATCTTCTGCTCAGAAATGCTGGTCACTTTTGCATCATTGAATTCATGCCAGTTCTGTGTAACTGGATTCTTGCAGTATGCAGTGTAGTGACCACTGTCTAAAGTGCCTGTATGATTctgttgaaagaaaaagtcaaagtcAATGGAAATTCACCTGAACTGCATCCAAATATCAAATTGGTGAGACCTGGGTGAAAAAATAGCAACaacttttattaaaaataaaccaCTAGATACAATTAACTTGTTGGGACACTGAGCAAAACTAATATGCTGTTTAGAAATGTAGTTTCTAGTTGCGTCATTAatattccagcctcaggtaaacTGGTACCTACTGGCTCTAATTCCTTGGCTGTGTGCATATTCCCAGCATTGACTGTGCACCTCTTGTTTTTCACATTCCTATAGAAAAGTATCCAAACAACACTTCCCTGCTCAACCAACAGCACTAGTCACTCACTGTGGTACTTTTTGTATGGTGCTCATTTCTCACAGAGCACAATGCATAGTTGTTTGCTGAAAGCTTTTAATAAACTACTGTCACACAATCAATAGTGAGAAACAAAGTTTGTTTTCAAAAACAATTCCAATGCCTCAAAGAAATAGTGTCCTTTTTACTCATCTTTCACACCACAAGACTTCCTTTCATGATGTTATGGCAGAATTGTATTGTGGTGCCCAGCCCCTGATGGTAACATCAAATTCttagtcagaggtagtttctttactcagagagtagtaagggactggaatgctttgcctgcaacagtagtagattcgccaactttaggtacatttaagtcatcattggataagcatatggacgtacatggaatagtgtaggttagatgggcttgagatcggtatgacaggtcggcacaacatcgagggccgaagggcctgtactgtgctgtaatgttctatgttcttagtgCATGCTTTCATCCTTTGTCTCCATTTGTCCTTGGGATCTGGGTGATCTCTACCCTTCTGGCCCAGAACCACCCTCCAAACAACAATTAAAAACTTCTGTTAAAAATGGTTGTATGAAAGCTGTTTTGACAGTTTGTATGTACAGTAACTACTTTTAGATATCTTACAAACTATATTAAAAACTGCAGATATGAACATCTTGTTCTGGCAATATTTGAGAAGATACTGAGGATGGATTGATGTCTTTATTGATCTTATGTGGCCTCCTGCCTTGGTAGAAGTGACAATATTCCTGAAACAGATGATATGTTGGATTGGCAAGGACAAGTGAGGCCTAATCATCAGAAATAGATCAATTAAACGTTACTTACCACAACTGCATAAAGATGATACTTCAGTTGTTGCACTGATGGATTTGTTGTATATTGGGACAGATCTAGATCTTCAAGTGGAAAGGTCACAGTACTAGTCAGTTTCCTATTGCCATGATCATCAGATTCAAAGCTAGTAAAAAGAGAGAGGATGTTTGGGTGATTAATTCCATTATTTATGATGAACTCTAATATTCATATTGCAGATTCACAAAGGCAAGCAATTTGTTGGAAACACATCAGGCGAAGGCCAGGAATTCCCTTCCAAGTGAGGCAGGCCAATAGGAAAGAGAACATCTTTCAAACTGATGCATATTTTCTGTAATCAGCAATATTTTGATAACTAACTTTACCCATTGAAGGAGAGAATAACAAAATAGAATGATTTGTTTAATAGATGCTGCCATTCTGTGGAATTGCACAGATTCTTCGTTCCTCCCCACACCTCAGTCAAACTAATCTGTCAGCTTTCAGTAAAGAAAATGGGTGTTAAGAAATGATTAAACTCTTGTAACCATCACAATCCTGATTTTCTTCAGCACTGAAGAACAAACTCATTATCTTGCACTTCAACAATCAGTTTGCTCAGTAGCGGTTTCTGCCTCAAAGCTTGCTCCCCGTCAGGACTGACATCAGGCCCAATCTCACTGCACTCAGCCAACATTGCAATTTCTCTGCAACAAAGCAGACAGTAGGAAGTAGCTGAGAGCAAGCAGCCTGCTGCAGGACTGGAATATCCATGTTCATGGCTCAAGAAGACAGCAGCTCAACTTCAACTTGAGCAATGAGAAAAAACAACTAATGCTGACTAGAAATAATTGTTAAAAATCAAACTTTTCCTAAACAAAAACAAGTCCCATTTATCCTGAACAGTTAAGCCTTCTACTCTTCCTAGTACAGGGACAGTTAAATTTCTGTTAGCCAAGTGCAATTAATACTTCAGGTACTTTCATGTTATAAATGCTGCACTCAGGAAACAGTCCAAGAAACTATTGGGCATAAAAGTTAAAAATCAAACTAATACTGTAGGGAGGATTATTTTCAAAAGGTTCATAGCATCAAAAAGCGTTTACAGCTCAAACAGTTCCTTCAGCTCTTCATGCTGTCATCAAACAGCCATGTattctagataacaaggtgtagagctggatgaacacagcaggccaagcagcaaaagcTGACATTAATTTTGCCTGTAAACCTTGTTCATCTGAATAGTTCTTCAATGTCTTGAGTGTTCCTGCCTCTACTGCTCAGGCACTGAGTTCCAGATACACATCACCCTCTGATTAAAAGCACTTTCCCTCAAATTACCTGTAAACTTCCTGTTCCTTGCCTTCAAATTGTGGTCCCTGATTAATGACTCCTCTACTAAAGGACAGGTTTCTCCCTATCAGTCTATACCCCTCAGAACTTTGTGCACCTCAAAATCAGACCCACCTCCACCAACCACCAGACCCCCACCCCTGCACCACTccatcagccttctctgctctaaataaAACAACCCCAGCCTTTCTAGCCCCTTTCATAGCTGAATTGTTTCAGTCCAGGCACcgtcctggtaagtctcctctgcactatTGCTAGTACAATCGCATCCTTCTTATAGTTTGGTGATCAGAACCGAATGCAGTActgcagctgtggcctaactaatgttataCAGAACTCCAGCATAATCtcaaatcactggaaaagctcagcaggtctggcagcaatggtgagtttaaaaaaatcagagttatttcaggtcaggtgacatTTCCTCAGGTATtctgcatctgcagtccttttggatTCCATCATAATCTCCTGCTGTTGTATTGATGCCCTGAGTAAAGGCGAGTATCCGATATACCTTCTCCGCCACCTTATCTAACTTTTCtactgccttcaaggatctacgGAGACGCccaccaaagtccctctgatcctttGCACCTCCTAAGGTTCTATCATTCAACCTGCACTCCCTTGTCTTATCAGTCCTCTCAAAATGGTCTTGCTGGTTAGTCTGATGAATGCCAAGAATGAGTTGTACTCACCGTTTCAGGTGTATGATAATAATATCAGGTGCTTTCAGCAGTTGGATACTTTCTGTCTGGTCCTGCTTCCTCCCACAAAAGGAACAGAAAGGTTGATCCCTGGAGCTGAGAACTTCTTCTTTAAAGAATAATCGAAGGCAATCCTAAGAAACAGCAGCTATGTTTTACAGGAGTAGGAACTTGTTTGAAGAAACTGAAGTTTTGAAAATTAAGCAGTAGGAAAACACGTTACAATCTGCTCAATTCCTCAGTCAGGCTCAGTAACCAACCACCAAATAAAGCCAGCTGCAAAGACTGGAAACATGCTCCTGGCCTCACATCCAAAGCGGGGACAAGAGATTGCCCTTTTACCCAGGACCAGCCCCATGTTGTCAGGAAAACCCTGCAGAGA from Stegostoma tigrinum isolate sSteTig4 chromosome 33, sSteTig4.hap1, whole genome shotgun sequence encodes:
- the LOC125467365 gene encoding putative ubiquitin carboxyl-terminal hydrolase 50, encoding MNCILQCLCNTTPLVECFITGAYADDLNRGRGELSNAFSALVMDMWLGDCVYIFPDEVKRVLGKLHASFSDGTQQDAQELLLFFLNVLHNDLKRSTGVRNMETSIVTKLFQGQLSYVKLCLNCYHKSSQTENFLSLSLPMPPDSRCSIQDCLRLFFKEEVLSSRDQPFCSFCGRKQDQTESIQLLKAPDIIIIHLKRFESDDHGNRKLTSTVTFPLEDLDLSQYTTNPSVQQLKYHLYAVVNHTGTLDSGHYTAYCKNPVTQNWHEFNDAKVTSISEQKIQSPAAYVLFYNCVNFQWAQ